GGGGCgccctccccagcccaggcctttGTGTCCGGCCTACCTAGCTGAATGTCTTCACTCCTGTAAGGAGCCTGGTCCTCTTTGGCCGCAGCAAACTCCGCCAAATTTACATCCTTCCTGGAGAGGCAGCAGGTTAGAGGTGTGGCCGGcctgggcgggggcggggcgggaggCGGCACTCACCCTGGGGCCTTCGCCAACTTCTTGTCCGAGTACTCGTAGCCTGCCGATGGAGGGAGACGGTGTTGGGGGCAGCCTGGCCCCTCCCCGAGGAAGGCCCCCGCACTTGGGCTCGCCATCCGCGGGGTCGCAGCATCCCTGAGCCCCTGGGTCTGGAATGCTCCTGCCTCACCTCCGCGGCGGCGCTGGCGGGTGGCCAGGACCACAGTGATGAGCAGGAGGATGAAGAGCAGGAGCGTGGCCAGCACGTAGCCCAGTTGCTGGAAGAAGTGGGCCCGGCCCTCGGGGACGATGACGTTGATGACGCTGCGGCCTCGCGCCAGCGTGGGGTctgcaggccagagggaggcgtCAGGCACAAGCACCAGGGGAGGAAAACTgccgccgccccccccccacgGGGGACGCCCTCACCTGGGCCAGGGACACTGCCGTGGCCCGAGCCGTTGCCGGGCCAGGCCCGCGGAGGCGGCTCCGCGGCGGGCTCAGTGACCCTCAGGTGGAAGACCCTGCGCTCGTGCAGGCCGCAGTAGTGGTGGTGCAGGTGGCAGGAGTAGGTGCCCTCGTCAGCCGGTTCCAGGGGGTCGATGCTCAGCGAGAAGTCCCCGCGGGCGAAGGCGTCGGCGCCCACCGCCACGCGGTCGCGCAGGAAGGGCGGCCCGTAGGCTCGGCGCTCTCCGGACGCGTACAGGTCCAGCAGGCGGTCGGCTCGGTCGTGTGGCACCCCCGGCGGCTGCCGGTCCCAGTGCGCCACCTGCTGTGCCTCCTCCAGGTGCCGGTCGGTCCACACGTGCGCGCGGTTCACGCAGGTCAGCAGCGCGGGCGCGCCGCGCACCGCCGCCAGCACCTCCTTCTCGCCGTCCCAGTAGGCGCGTGCGGCTTGGGCTGCGGAGGGGAGGGGACGGTCAGCGTCCGGCGGCGGGAGGGGCGGGGGGCGCGCGCAGGGCACACTCACGGTCGTCGGTGACCTCGAGGCGCACGGCCAGGCTCTCGTAGAGGTGGCAGTAGTGGTGGTGCAGGTTGCAGGTGTACAGCCCCTCGTCGCCCTCCTCCACCGCTGCTCACGGCCCGCAGGGAGAGAACCGCCGCGTGAGTTTTCCCGGCCACGCTCGCTCGCGCCCCAGCAGCCGGCCTTCCCCGGGCACCCCGCGGGATTCCCTCTCCTTACCGCGGATAAGCAGTGAGAAGTTGCCGTCATGGAAAGCAGAGGGCGATAGTAGGAGGCGGCCCCGGTCGCGCGGCTCATACACGCGCTGCTCCCCAGCAGAGTACATGTCCACAAGTCGGCGTGCTGGGCCTCCAGGTCCGCCGCTGAGGTCCCAGTGGACCACACGCTGGCGGTCGTGCAGCCGGTCTTGGGTCCACACCATGCGGGGGCTCTGGCAGCGCAACACGGCCTGGGTACCCGCTGCCCAGCTCACTGCCGACTCAGATACCACCGAGCTGCCAGCTGTTGGAGACCCCGAGGGCCCTGGTGGGGAAAGGAGAGTCAGCAGGCTCGGGCCCAAGAGGACTAGTAGGAGTGGGGCTGGAAAGATGCAAAGAGGACTGGGCCCACGATAGGGGTAGAGTGGTCACTCACCTGAGGACAGGAGGACAGCAAAGcctggaaggagaggaagagtgAAGCTGGGG
This region of Ictidomys tridecemlineatus isolate mIctTri1 chromosome 11, mIctTri1.hap1, whole genome shotgun sequence genomic DNA includes:
- the Mxra8 gene encoding matrix remodeling-associated protein 8 yields the protein MELPSRALLWKLLLLESFAVLLSSGPSGSPTAGSSVVSESAVSWAAGTQAVLRCQSPRMVWTQDRLHDRQRVVHWDLSGGPGGPARRLVDMYSAGEQRVYEPRDRGRLLLSPSAFHDGNFSLLIRAVEEGDEGLYTCNLHHHYCHLYESLAVRLEVTDDPQAARAYWDGEKEVLAAVRGAPALLTCVNRAHVWTDRHLEEAQQVAHWDRQPPGVPHDRADRLLDLYASGERRAYGPPFLRDRVAVGADAFARGDFSLSIDPLEPADEGTYSCHLHHHYCGLHERRVFHLRVTEPAAEPPPRAWPGNGSGHGSVPGPDPTLARGRSVINVIVPEGRAHFFQQLGYVLATLLLFILLLITVVLATRQRRRGGYEYSDKKLAKAPGKDVNLAEFAAAKEDQAPYRSEDIQLDYKNNILKERAELAHSPLPAKSIDLDKEFRKEYCK